A genome region from Plasmodium vivax chromosome 11, whole genome shotgun sequence includes the following:
- a CDS encoding hypothetical protein (encoded by transcript PVX_124700A) has protein sequence MLILILTFIFKRHFTVLPAWVANEKLKENATTYEYSNYYNELYDLERRYGLNSHLFKNLSKNISWVHQEDAATDEFVKKRCYDLNYWLCDEVYNKLKTFGLEGDLENVIRRIHSVWTKIVEKEIPYKDYKCYPDDKLIFNMSYLKDIKDLFDFFEDFASTKRDIIANTEEACLKYREYLRPKIPIYYTWRDSCKEEGFICKRCIDDYEKYRPAGILFQLDPWLIFTYSSNECFKEVHDVFRDAKKEPKRNDDIYI, from the exons ATGTTAATACtaattttaacttttatttttaagcgaCATTTTAC TGTTTTACCTGCATGGGTAGCTAACGAGAAGTTGAAGGAAAATGCGACTACATATGAGTATAGTAACTATTACAATGAACTGTACGATTTAGAAAGAAGATATGGCTTGAATAgccatttatttaaaaatctaagcaaaaatatatcgtGGGTACATCAGGAGGATGCTGCTACGGACGAATTCGTTAAGAAGCGTTGCTATGATTTAAATTACTGGTTATGTGATGAGGTATATAATAAGCTTAAAACTTTTGGACTTGAGGGAGATCTGGAGAATGTTATTCGTAGGATTCATAGTGTATGGACAAAAATTGTTGAAAAGGAGATTCCTTATAAGGATTATAAATGCTATCCTGAtgacaaattaatttttaacatgaGTTATTTGAAGGATATTAAGgatttatttgatttttttgaagatttTGCATCAACGAAAAGGGATATTATCGCTAACACAGAGGAAGCTTGCCTTAAATACCGTGAATACCTTCGGCCCAAAATACCCATATACTACACTTGGAGAGACTCATGTAAAGAAGAgggttttatttgtaaaagaTGTATTGAtgattatgaaaaatatcgCCCAGCAGGTATTTTGTTCCAATTAGACCCTTggcttatttttacttattcttCAAACGAATGTTTTAAAGAGGTTCATGATGTATTTAGAGATGCAAAGAAAGAGCCTAAACGTAATGacgatatatatatataa